CAGAATGGTCGATACATCCCAATCACCAGAATCTACAAGAATATCATCTAAAGAATCTGGACATTCATCCTGGTATGTGATAGTAACATCATAATCATACATTATTTGCACAAGACATTTTTTTGTGTATGAATACTGGTATCCAGATAGGAAAGCAAGTAGACGAGGATCTTTCTTAAGAACGTTTTTAAACACACTATCTAGTGAGCCAACGCAATGCTGCAATCTAACCTGTCCCTGTTTTGAGGTCATAGCATTTATCAAAGTATCTTCAGGAGAAGTAATAATTCCCATTTCTTTTCACCTTTCAATCCAAATACTTGCTCTGCCAGTTCATTATGAAACGTGAATCATAATTATTAATTGCTTCGTATCCGTAATCAGCATTATATGAGCCATCACTTTCAAGTACATAGCTAATTGATGTCCATGGATCATTTACCGCCTCACATAAACTATGCAATTCTTTACACAAATCTACTATATCAATAATGGCATCGTCATATTTGTCATCATCCCACGACAGTTTAACTAAATCAGAATAGTCATCTGATCCTGCATTCAGTGCAAAAACCTGAAGATGTGTAACTCCAGATGTCTCAATAAAGTATCCAACCACAGCTTTTACCCAGCTTTTATCCAATACAGGCAGGATTGAATTTCCGATTCTCTGCATTAATTGATTTAATTCTTGCTCGTTTTCTCGAATATTTGACATATCATTTTCCTTCTTCCTGATTGTGAATTCGCTTAGTTTCATTTCTGGTAAAACCATCTTTATCTGTTATTTGATATTTTACGATAAAATCAGTAGGGCGAGTAGAATCTCCAGAGTATCTACATAGGATTTTCACATCCACTGTACTACCTTTGTCAATTTCAGCTGCCCAGTCGTCTTCCAACTCTTTATATTCAACGCGATTAACATGACTATCCATAGGAACCAGATTATCGACCTTTTCGGATCCTCCAAAACGACGTCCTATCAAATGCCCACCTTCATCATTTTCCAGACGATATTCCCCTCCAGCGCGTACCTGATGTGCGGTATTTCTTTTTCCATCTTCAAGCCTCAGATAACCTTCACATCTGGTAATTCGTCCAAGTTTGTCCGTTTCATAACTATAACCATTGGCATCATAGTTTTCGTCTGGCCTCAGAGTATATGTAGAAGCAAAGTGTTCCTTTTCAAGTTGCTTTCTTCCTGATTCCGCTTCTATCAGTTCTTCAGAATCTCCTAAAATATCTTCTTCTGGATTATGCTTTATCATTCACATCACTTCCTTCCACCTGTGCTTGAGCTAAAGTGCTTAATGGATTTCAGATAATTGTGAGTATTAGCATAACGTTTATCAGATCCGAAGCGAATTCCATAACGCAAAAGGATACCATCATATATTTCCCAGAAATACTCAGCTCTGGAAGCATCCAACGGCCACCTGTATGCTCTTGCTGGATCACATTCTTCCGGCATATACAAATATCTAGCTATACCGCTTCGAACATCCTTCTCCCACTTTAAAACAGCACGTATTTCCTTTGTAGTCAACGGATCCAATGTCATCGTCGTATTCACACCATTAAGTGAGAAGATTCTCATAACACTTTCTAAACACACAAAATCGAAGACGAAATCGAAGAATTCTCTTCTAAGATCTTTTAACCTCTTAGCTTTAATGTATTCGTCATTATTCTCCAAGAAGACTTGTACCTCATCCAGAAGCTCCTGTTGTTTAGACTCTGGTAAAACGGGTTTAATCGCACCTGGTCCTTTACACAGAAGATCTAGTAATTCCTGAATATCATCGTAAATGCTAAATATATTTCCATCCTGGATATTTTGATACATCAACTGAACAATAGCACCCTGAATCCTCGTGTAAGTACCATAATCCAAAATAGGACTGCTCTTTGCACGATATCTCTTATCCCAGATATCTCCCATTCTAGCCAAAAGGGTATCCGTCCATCCTGCATGGAAAATAGCCGCAACTCCGATATCGAGTCTACTTAACTCTCTGATCTGATTGTCATTTAAACTTAACGCAGCACCTATCTCTTCGCAGTCATTTTTGGATGGCAGTCTCATACAAACCTTAATTGCAGTGTTTTTGATAGCAGCTTCATCAACAGCTCCAGGGGACTGATCAATTATCATAAATCCTTCACCTGCACTTCTCATTTCTGCAATACATCTGCACAGACTACCAACCGCAGCCCCTTGAACATTACCAGAATCAACGCTTGTTTCTTTCGAACATCTCTTAAGAATGTTATGTGCTTCTTCGAGCACTGTAACATGAACCAGACTGCTGTTTGGTCCAGTTGTTACCGTCTTACGATAGTTCTTTAACTTAATAATCAGGATTCCCATTATCAAAGATCGAGTCTCATCAGAACCAATGCTGCTCAAATCAATGATTGTATTCTTGTTAAATAATGTTACATCCGGAATGCCAATGCTTCTACCAAAAATCTTCCCCTCATAACCATTGCAAAGAGAAGATACTCGATTTAATAATGCTCCCTTATAATCACCCTTCGTCTGTGCGGAATAAGGAGATTCATTAATAATTCTTTCGAGAACTTTAACTAGATCAGAAAAGACAGGGAATTTGCTACCTCTGTTAATAATTCTCTCTGAATGCTCAAGATCCCAGCCATGATCAAGATACACTTGTTCAAATGCCTTTTTTAAGAGGCCCGGCATAGCGCCGTATAAAGGCCAGCAAGCACTAACAACCTGAACAATATTATCAAGATGCTCACGTATATGAATACCTGCACTAAACTCGAATGGATTAATCTGCAAGAGTCTATAAGGAGTTTCATCTGCAGTAAATATATTAATGCCCGGTAAATCCGCAAATTCAATCTTATATTCACCTTTGGCAGGTTCAATAACAAGGAATGGTACCTTATTATCAATCAATTTTTGAAGAATATTATACGTTGTATTACTTTTACCAGATCCAGAAGCACCACAAATAAACATATGTGATGCAAATGTATCCAGATCCAGGAATGTTTTCGTTTTCTCTTCCAGCCCCATGTGGTAAATATTTCCGAATAAAACCGAACGTTTTACTCTTCTTTTCCACTTTTCTGGAATATTTCGTCCGAACTCGGCCATGCTATCAGCAACGATTCCCGGAACAGATTTTCTAGGCAATCCCATAAGTGTCGGGATTTCTTTTCCGCTAATCATCATAGCAGGGGTGATCTTTTCAGTCTGATATGGTGTTGTAGTTGTTTTACCAGTCCCATCTGTAATCTGCTGAAGCATGGTGAGATTAATCACTGGATGCTGAAGATTAGAAATGTATTCTAAAACGCGTTCTCGCTCTGTTGGATTCGTTACATCCCACTGATTGTAATATGCTCTAGGTGCAGCCTGAGAATCACCGGAAAACAGTGCAGCCAGTGTACTGGTTCCCATGGTTGCTGTGGCAACATCATCCGCAATCACATAACATGCACTATTCCACATACCAAATGTCTGACTCAAATTCATACGCTTAATATGCTCTTCGATTTTCGTTAGTAAATTCTGAACAGCTTTATTGTCTCTGTTTAAGGTGATTGAACGATTTGTTCCGGTTGTAGTTCCGGAACTCTGCCCATCTCCGCTTCCATAACTGTCAGATGAAGATGTGCTAGAGCTAGTTCCAGTTGACGTTCCATTTGCAGTTGATGTTCCTGTAGAACGTCCCGATCCAGAATTAAAGTGAATATCAAATAATTCGTATCCATGACCACTATTCGAACTTCTACCCTCGGAAACACTATTTGTATGCGAAGTACCAAACGATTTAGAAACCGATCTACTAATAGAACTATTAATGTTGCTTGAAATTGAGTAATTTACGGAATCCGAATCACTTTCACCATATGAAGCTGTTTCTTTTGCATATGGAGATAGGGAAGTATAGAGTGCCTCTAAACCTTCCAGACACTCCTCCATTGCATCAGGAGACACCCGCTGTGATAAAACAACCAGTGTATAGCGATGACCATTCATCGCATCAACAAACTTCTCATATCCTTGAGCGCTATATTCCTTATCATGCTGGCGCTCGTCTTCACGTCTGCTAGGGATCATACTTAACGAACGTACTGTTCGACTTGTAGATATGGTCCCAACCATTCCGCAAGAAGCTAAGAGTTTGTTTTTTTCACCATCACTTAACTCATCAATTTCACATCCCGGAAACTGACCTCTAAGATTATTCGCCAGTAATCCACCAGCAACTTTTCCATTACCACTAGTATTGGTGCACAAATACAGTTTTGTAGTATTACCGTCGCTCTGAAGAATCAGCGAAACAATCCCTCCAAAACTATTTAACGCAGAATACACGCTAACAAGCTTCTCAAAAGAATTCTCATCCTTGTTATACATAAGCTTTGTAATCTGATATACTGCAATACCCGATAGACCACTTTGTATGATATTAAACTTACACGCCTCACTCGTATATAAACTTTCTGATGTTGCCGGAGACAACATTTCTAAATGCCGACTATTCACATATAAGCTAGCAACGCGAAGATTATTCTGTAACAATGATAGCTGTGTTACATC
This genomic interval from Eubacteriaceae bacterium ES3 contains the following:
- a CDS encoding DUF600 family protein codes for the protein MSNIRENEQELNQLMQRIGNSILPVLDKSWVKAVVGYFIETSGVTHLQVFALNAGSDDYSDLVKLSWDDDKYDDAIIDIVDLCKELHSLCEAVNDPWTSISYVLESDGSYNADYGYEAINNYDSRFIMNWQSKYLD
- a CDS encoding DNA/RNA non-specific endonuclease, whose product is MIKHNPEEDILGDSEELIEAESGRKQLEKEHFASTYTLRPDENYDANGYSYETDKLGRITRCEGYLRLEDGKRNTAHQVRAGGEYRLENDEGGHLIGRRFGGSEKVDNLVPMDSHVNRVEYKELEDDWAAEIDKGSTVDVKILCRYSGDSTRPTDFIVKYQITDKDGFTRNETKRIHNQEEGK
- a CDS encoding ATP-binding protein — translated: MYSALNSFGGIVSLILQSDGNTTKLYLCTNTSGNGKVAGGLLANNLRGQFPGCEIDELSDGEKNKLLASCGMVGTISTSRTVRSLSMIPSRREDERQHDKEYSAQGYEKFVDAMNGHRYTLVVLSQRVSPDAMEECLEGLEALYTSLSPYAKETASYGESDSDSVNYSISSNINSSISRSVSKSFGTSHTNSVSEGRSSNSGHGYELFDIHFNSGSGRSTGTSTANGTSTGTSSSTSSSDSYGSGDGQSSGTTTGTNRSITLNRDNKAVQNLLTKIEEHIKRMNLSQTFGMWNSACYVIADDVATATMGTSTLAALFSGDSQAAPRAYYNQWDVTNPTERERVLEYISNLQHPVINLTMLQQITDGTGKTTTTPYQTEKITPAMMISGKEIPTLMGLPRKSVPGIVADSMAEFGRNIPEKWKRRVKRSVLFGNIYHMGLEEKTKTFLDLDTFASHMFICGASGSGKSNTTYNILQKLIDNKVPFLVIEPAKGEYKIEFADLPGINIFTADETPYRLLQINPFEFSAGIHIREHLDNIVQVVSACWPLYGAMPGLLKKAFEQVYLDHGWDLEHSERIINRGSKFPVFSDLVKVLERIINESPYSAQTKGDYKGALLNRVSSLCNGYEGKIFGRSIGIPDVTLFNKNTIIDLSSIGSDETRSLIMGILIIKLKNYRKTVTTGPNSSLVHVTVLEEAHNILKRCSKETSVDSGNVQGAAVGSLCRCIAEMRSAGEGFMIIDQSPGAVDEAAIKNTAIKVCMRLPSKNDCEEIGAALSLNDNQIRELSRLDIGVAAIFHAGWTDTLLARMGDIWDKRYRAKSSPILDYGTYTRIQGAIVQLMYQNIQDGNIFSIYDDIQELLDLLCKGPGAIKPVLPESKQQELLDEVQVFLENNDEYIKAKRLKDLRREFFDFVFDFVCLESVMRIFSLNGVNTTMTLDPLTTKEIRAVLKWEKDVRSGIARYLYMPEECDPARAYRWPLDASRAEYFWEIYDGILLRYGIRFGSDKRYANTHNYLKSIKHFSSSTGGRK